A part of Amycolatopsis lurida genomic DNA contains:
- a CDS encoding LamG domain-containing protein, producing the protein MLAGIVVVTASSPRSSLPAPVVPVAEAPDAASAFAAARLQGTPVGVANQTAEAKKVLANPDGTLTAQLSPQPVRVRKGDGWVPIDTALASVPDGMIRPRAAVADVAFSSGGETPLVRFSREGKRLALRWPGVLPKPELEGSTARYREVLPGVDLEMQTEAEGYNQRFVVKTPEAGRNPALASIKLVVETEGVQLTSDENGRVEAVDGEGRKVFVAPAATMWDARGRESTSTPVGVKVDRSAMTLTPNAAMLADPGTRYPVVVDPDMRTPGQSMWAKVFRGHPERSYVNGTGDGDAWAKVGKCTFSECNTIDLARTYFQFDTSFLVGKEVSSVRFNTVMVHRPDCGFRDHKLFAAHSNIAWNTSWNNQPTGQDIGTTSVPANDGTPCPGYKAISFGVGRFYNPSGPSTYFLQAASESDPAAWRRYDVPSTKLEIRYNTKPNPPYDMKTDPPLPAPCRWCDGVPYVGNPSIRLMSRLSDPDANDQLRPVWNIYGGAPDERAPGVFQASGAYHSTDVDLTKRDGQRVTWTVWGHDTAHGGPWRNGPGPFIVDRMGIGTKPTVTAPLYKADNLWHGGVGVPDVFEFGASGVADVDHYLYGWTDPPTTPIDADALGGKAFVKLTPPGDGPRDLFVQSVDRAGHRSPTQAHHFYVRAGNGPLAQWSLEGNTKDTATLGFRDATLHGGPVYVPGSTGSGVKLDGLDDYVTAPTSASTYPSFSFSGWVNLAAKKPGWSTLLSQNATTTAMVKLGHTGTATDRWALEFRPGNDPATAATTVTSINAAQSNTWTHLAGVYDSGAQQIRLYVNGDLQGSAVWKDPWPAPHEFAVGRAIINSAGAEYLAGAVDEIRTYDRVLTDAEVKSAVTSDNVTAGYWNLDDADGTTARNAAAGGEMAVLQPGARFIPSGAVNGSATFDGVKGYATTSGSVVRTDQSYAITAWVRPDKLGDMTAVSQDGTAVSGFYLKQNNGSWVFGMNPGDATGGTAVEARSGANTVQTVPWTHLAGVYNATAKTLTLVVNGKQVASVPAPATPWHAAGAFAIGRSQYGTPLGFWSGGVDEVRAYSRTLDLAEIQGIVAQNNVTAATWKLDGDAQDTSGMAKHGIAKNGAQWVAGQTSYPDHTDLAVNLDGVDDHVSAQAVVDSSMSFSVAAWVKMTKKTPGWGAVLSQSGQNVSAFNLGYTGATDDRWAFAMHGPDSTTPGSVVRARSAQPVQTDVWTHLAANYDSNTGEIQLYVNGTLSGTASFTAKWNATTEFDIGRGKWAGNWLDAFGGAVDDVKVYSRTLFTDEIRTMSGQDLTLVHNWQLDESSGTKVADSTGARTGTLEPGTQFAPGRVGNAVQFDGKTGAIGTTGADLRTDDSFSVSAWVYMDRKSDIVSKLTAVSIDGERTSKFRLGHVADEMNATCFGGEFENPNACGKWVFEMAETDTDAAPVTKAAVPTFPAEINSWVHLAGTYDRQAKKTWLYVNGNRVGDGTLLTRWQAPGATQIGRGLVADKPGQHWTGKVDDVRLYTTALDRDRMVGLYRSYPAADGGAATLPVADAGQWRFDENAGKVALDASGRGMTVALKDGAGWGGGLNSPGLRLDGTTGYAQTAGPVLDTTKSFSAAAWVQLTKTDSGYYSVFGQNGNRVSAFLVQYDGSTKRWRVVVPGEDRDDPPGVEVWETQPSIPHNWTHLAVVYDAQFRQLKLYVDGVQSGIQVGVATIPSDGAFTIGRARWNGQDGAFFPERIDDVRAFSKALTDAEVRKVHDDTPRGDGGAWRFDDGTGQDYSWRDNAVVPSSGTSFVPGISGTALRLDGTSGQATAPERGLAAEDSFTVSAWAKLARTDQVATVLSQDGSRMSGFTIQYRPEVNRWTFGSTAQDADSSPLHYVSSFDPAVVNRWTHLTGVYDHAAHELRLYVNGQFAGKKQNVVLWQADGSFAIGRAKYNGQHKEFFPGLIDEVYARYGIASDQAIQAHGAFPATDAGQFGRFRDETGEQRSANTGEAPPAGSRFEKSLGMLVPATHPNTRVLYSCRNGEEFFTSMDGSCDGHVKLGEIGSVYTAQPSNLPTMAVYRCALAEEHFDSSDEKCEGATRLGVLGYTLAYAPLVRYYNENAYDHLSTTHGARPGYHKEFRHGYVPLIPQQGTQPFTACVNYTDLFVSLDTACEGKTVIESIGHLWTQKPADPTAISLYRCGSSGTESMTSDSDYCEGLINDRFLGYIIADIPQVEPVFAATSSAEPTPGEVRPSTAGGG; encoded by the coding sequence ATGCTCGCCGGCATCGTTGTGGTGACTGCGAGTTCGCCGAGGAGTTCGCTGCCGGCCCCGGTCGTTCCGGTCGCGGAGGCGCCGGATGCCGCCAGCGCGTTCGCGGCGGCCCGGTTGCAAGGCACCCCGGTCGGAGTGGCGAACCAGACCGCTGAGGCGAAGAAAGTGCTGGCGAACCCGGACGGGACGTTGACGGCGCAGTTGTCGCCGCAGCCTGTGCGGGTCCGCAAGGGCGACGGCTGGGTGCCCATCGACACGGCGCTGGCCTCCGTGCCGGACGGCATGATCAGGCCGAGGGCGGCCGTGGCCGACGTTGCGTTCTCCTCCGGTGGCGAGACGCCGCTGGTTCGGTTCTCGCGTGAGGGCAAGCGTCTCGCGTTGCGGTGGCCTGGCGTGTTGCCGAAGCCTGAACTCGAGGGCAGCACGGCGAGGTACCGGGAGGTGCTGCCTGGCGTCGACCTGGAGATGCAAACCGAGGCGGAGGGATACAACCAGCGCTTTGTGGTCAAGACACCGGAGGCGGGACGCAATCCGGCATTGGCGTCGATCAAGCTCGTGGTCGAGACCGAAGGCGTGCAGCTCACTTCTGATGAAAACGGCCGTGTTGAGGCCGTCGACGGCGAAGGCCGGAAGGTTTTCGTCGCGCCTGCGGCCACGATGTGGGACGCGCGGGGGCGGGAGAGCACGAGCACGCCGGTCGGGGTCAAGGTCGATCGCTCCGCGATGACGTTGACGCCGAATGCCGCGATGCTGGCGGACCCGGGTACGCGGTATCCGGTGGTGGTCGACCCGGACATGCGGACGCCGGGACAGAGCATGTGGGCGAAGGTGTTCCGTGGTCACCCTGAGCGCTCGTATGTCAACGGCACGGGCGACGGCGACGCGTGGGCAAAAGTCGGCAAGTGCACGTTCTCGGAATGCAACACCATTGACCTTGCTCGCACATACTTCCAGTTCGACACGTCTTTCCTTGTCGGGAAAGAGGTGAGTTCGGTACGTTTTAACACGGTCATGGTGCATCGCCCGGATTGTGGTTTCAGAGATCACAAGCTCTTCGCGGCGCACAGCAATATCGCGTGGAATACTTCCTGGAACAATCAGCCGACCGGGCAGGATATCGGGACGACCTCGGTGCCGGCGAACGACGGGACACCCTGTCCAGGTTATAAGGCGATCTCGTTCGGTGTCGGCCGCTTTTATAATCCCAGTGGTCCTTCCACCTATTTTCTGCAGGCGGCGTCCGAGTCGGATCCTGCCGCCTGGCGCAGGTATGACGTGCCGAGCACGAAACTGGAGATCCGCTACAACACGAAGCCGAACCCGCCGTACGACATGAAGACCGATCCGCCGCTGCCCGCGCCGTGTCGGTGGTGCGACGGGGTGCCGTATGTCGGGAACCCGTCCATCCGGCTGATGAGCCGGTTGTCCGACCCGGATGCCAACGACCAGCTCCGTCCGGTCTGGAACATTTACGGCGGAGCTCCGGACGAGCGTGCGCCTGGTGTCTTTCAGGCTTCGGGGGCTTATCACAGCACTGATGTCGATTTGACGAAGCGTGACGGGCAACGTGTCACGTGGACGGTGTGGGGGCACGACACCGCCCACGGCGGGCCTTGGCGGAACGGGCCAGGTCCGTTCATCGTCGACCGGATGGGTATCGGTACCAAGCCGACTGTGACAGCGCCGCTCTACAAGGCGGACAACCTGTGGCACGGTGGTGTCGGCGTGCCGGATGTGTTCGAGTTCGGAGCGAGCGGGGTCGCGGATGTCGATCACTATCTCTATGGCTGGACGGATCCGCCCACGACACCGATCGATGCGGACGCCCTCGGTGGTAAGGCCTTTGTGAAGCTGACCCCGCCTGGAGACGGCCCGCGGGATCTGTTCGTGCAGAGTGTCGACCGTGCGGGGCATCGCAGTCCGACGCAGGCGCACCACTTCTACGTGCGGGCGGGCAACGGCCCGTTGGCGCAGTGGTCCTTGGAAGGCAACACGAAGGACACCGCGACGCTCGGGTTCCGCGACGCCACGCTGCACGGTGGCCCCGTGTACGTGCCGGGCAGTACCGGATCCGGTGTCAAGCTGGACGGTCTCGACGACTACGTGACGGCGCCGACTTCGGCGAGCACCTACCCCAGTTTCTCTTTCTCAGGGTGGGTCAACCTCGCGGCGAAGAAGCCCGGATGGTCGACGCTGCTGAGCCAGAACGCGACGACGACGGCGATGGTGAAGCTCGGGCACACCGGTACCGCGACCGATCGCTGGGCGTTGGAGTTCCGGCCCGGGAACGACCCGGCCACGGCGGCGACGACGGTGACGTCGATCAATGCGGCGCAGTCGAACACGTGGACTCATTTGGCCGGTGTCTACGACTCCGGCGCGCAGCAGATCAGGCTGTATGTCAACGGTGATCTCCAGGGCAGTGCGGTGTGGAAGGACCCGTGGCCCGCGCCCCACGAGTTCGCGGTCGGGCGCGCGATCATCAACAGTGCCGGGGCGGAGTACCTGGCCGGTGCGGTCGACGAGATCCGTACCTACGACCGGGTGCTGACCGACGCCGAGGTCAAGTCCGCGGTCACAAGCGACAACGTCACCGCCGGCTACTGGAATCTCGACGACGCGGACGGAACGACCGCGCGCAATGCCGCCGCGGGTGGCGAGATGGCGGTCCTGCAACCCGGCGCCAGGTTCATTCCTTCGGGTGCCGTCAACGGTTCCGCCACCTTTGACGGTGTCAAGGGTTACGCGACCACGTCGGGGTCGGTGGTGCGGACCGATCAGAGTTACGCGATCACCGCATGGGTGAGGCCGGACAAGCTCGGGGACATGACCGCCGTCTCCCAGGACGGCACGGCGGTGAGTGGCTTCTACCTCAAGCAGAACAACGGTTCCTGGGTTTTCGGGATGAACCCCGGAGACGCCACCGGTGGCACGGCAGTAGAGGCCAGGTCCGGAGCGAACACGGTGCAGACCGTGCCGTGGACCCACCTGGCCGGCGTGTACAACGCGACCGCGAAGACCCTGACCCTCGTGGTCAACGGGAAGCAGGTCGCGAGCGTGCCTGCTCCGGCGACGCCGTGGCATGCCGCCGGTGCGTTCGCCATCGGGCGAAGCCAGTACGGGACCCCGCTCGGGTTCTGGTCGGGCGGGGTCGATGAGGTGCGGGCCTACAGCCGCACGCTCGACCTTGCGGAGATCCAGGGCATCGTCGCCCAGAACAACGTCACGGCCGCCACCTGGAAGCTCGACGGTGACGCGCAGGACACCTCGGGCATGGCGAAACACGGAATCGCGAAGAACGGTGCCCAGTGGGTCGCCGGGCAGACCAGCTACCCGGATCACACCGATCTCGCGGTGAACCTGGACGGTGTCGACGACCATGTCAGCGCACAGGCGGTGGTCGACAGCAGCATGAGCTTCTCCGTCGCCGCTTGGGTCAAGATGACCAAAAAGACCCCGGGCTGGGGTGCGGTGCTGAGTCAGAGCGGGCAAAACGTGTCCGCGTTCAACCTCGGCTACACCGGCGCTACCGATGACCGGTGGGCGTTCGCGATGCACGGCCCCGACAGCACGACACCGGGCTCTGTCGTGCGGGCGCGGTCGGCGCAGCCCGTCCAGACCGATGTCTGGACCCATCTCGCCGCGAACTACGACAGCAACACCGGCGAGATACAGCTGTATGTGAACGGCACATTGTCGGGGACCGCGTCGTTCACCGCGAAGTGGAACGCGACCACCGAGTTCGACATCGGCCGCGGCAAATGGGCGGGCAACTGGCTGGACGCTTTCGGAGGCGCGGTCGACGACGTCAAGGTCTACAGCCGGACTCTGTTCACCGACGAAATCCGCACCATGTCCGGCCAAGACCTCACGCTCGTGCACAACTGGCAGCTCGACGAATCCAGCGGTACCAAGGTCGCCGACTCCACCGGCGCCCGCACTGGAACCCTCGAGCCGGGTACACAGTTCGCGCCCGGCAGGGTCGGGAACGCCGTGCAGTTCGACGGCAAGACCGGAGCCATCGGAACCACCGGTGCCGATCTGCGCACGGATGACAGTTTCAGCGTGTCGGCGTGGGTCTACATGGACCGCAAATCCGACATCGTCTCCAAACTCACCGCGGTCAGCATCGACGGCGAGCGGACCAGCAAGTTCCGGCTCGGGCACGTCGCCGACGAGATGAACGCGACCTGCTTCGGCGGTGAATTCGAGAACCCCAACGCCTGCGGGAAATGGGTGTTCGAGATGGCGGAGACCGACACGGACGCGGCTCCGGTTACCAAAGCCGCAGTGCCGACTTTCCCCGCGGAGATCAATTCCTGGGTGCACCTGGCCGGTACCTACGACCGGCAGGCCAAGAAGACCTGGCTGTACGTCAACGGGAACAGGGTCGGCGACGGCACGCTGCTCACACGCTGGCAAGCACCCGGTGCGACCCAGATCGGGCGAGGCCTGGTCGCGGACAAGCCGGGCCAGCACTGGACCGGGAAGGTCGACGACGTCCGCCTCTACACCACAGCGCTCGACCGCGACAGGATGGTCGGCCTGTACAGGTCCTACCCCGCCGCCGATGGCGGTGCCGCGACGTTGCCGGTCGCGGATGCGGGGCAGTGGCGGTTCGATGAGAATGCAGGGAAGGTGGCGCTGGACGCGAGCGGTCGTGGAATGACCGTGGCGTTGAAGGACGGTGCCGGGTGGGGCGGCGGGCTGAACAGCCCGGGGTTGCGGTTGGACGGGACCACCGGCTACGCGCAGACCGCCGGCCCGGTGCTGGATACGACGAAGAGTTTCTCGGCGGCGGCCTGGGTCCAGTTGACGAAGACCGACAGCGGGTACTACTCGGTGTTCGGGCAGAACGGAAACCGGGTCAGCGCCTTCCTCGTCCAGTACGACGGCAGCACGAAGAGGTGGCGAGTCGTGGTCCCCGGCGAGGACAGGGATGATCCGCCAGGGGTCGAGGTCTGGGAGACCCAACCTTCGATTCCCCACAACTGGACTCATCTGGCCGTGGTGTACGACGCCCAGTTCCGGCAGCTGAAGTTGTATGTCGACGGTGTCCAGTCGGGCATCCAGGTCGGTGTCGCGACCATTCCTTCCGATGGGGCCTTCACGATCGGCCGAGCTCGCTGGAACGGCCAGGACGGAGCCTTCTTCCCCGAGAGGATCGACGACGTCCGGGCCTTCTCGAAGGCACTCACCGACGCGGAGGTGCGGAAGGTCCATGACGACACCCCACGGGGAGACGGGGGCGCATGGCGGTTCGACGACGGTACCGGACAGGACTACAGCTGGCGGGACAATGCCGTCGTCCCGTCCAGCGGAACGTCGTTCGTGCCGGGGATCAGTGGCACAGCACTCCGGCTTGACGGGACGAGCGGCCAGGCGACCGCACCTGAGCGTGGCCTGGCGGCAGAAGACAGTTTCACGGTGTCGGCGTGGGCCAAGCTGGCCCGGACCGACCAGGTCGCGACCGTGCTGTCCCAAGATGGTTCGAGAATGAGCGGTTTCACGATCCAGTACCGCCCTGAAGTGAACCGGTGGACGTTCGGCTCGACCGCGCAGGACGCCGATTCATCACCGCTGCACTACGTCAGCTCCTTCGACCCAGCGGTCGTGAACCGGTGGACGCACCTGACGGGCGTCTACGACCACGCCGCGCACGAGCTCCGCCTCTACGTCAATGGGCAGTTCGCCGGCAAGAAACAGAACGTGGTCCTCTGGCAAGCGGACGGTTCGTTCGCGATCGGCCGTGCCAAGTACAACGGGCAACACAAGGAGTTCTTCCCGGGCTTGATCGACGAGGTCTATGCCCGCTACGGGATCGCCTCGGACCAAGCGATCCAGGCGCACGGAGCCTTTCCGGCGACGGATGCCGGCCAGTTCGGCCGCTTCCGCGACGAAACAGGCGAGCAGAGGAGTGCGAACACTGGCGAGGCACCGCCCGCCGGAAGTCGCTTCGAGAAGAGCCTCGGCATGCTGGTCCCGGCGACACATCCCAACACCCGTGTCCTGTACTCCTGTCGAAACGGTGAAGAATTCTTCACCTCAATGGACGGTTCCTGCGATGGCCACGTCAAGCTCGGTGAAATCGGATCGGTATACACCGCCCAGCCGAGCAACCTCCCCACCATGGCGGTCTATCGTTGTGCTTTGGCCGAGGAACATTTCGACAGCAGCGACGAGAAGTGTGAAGGCGCGACTCGGCTGGGAGTGCTGGGGTACACGCTCGCCTACGCGCCACTCGTGCGGTATTACAACGAGAACGCCTACGACCATCTCAGTACGACGCACGGGGCGCGGCCCGGCTATCACAAGGAGTTCCGCCATGGCTACGTTCCTCTGATTCCGCAGCAAGGTACGCAGCCCTTCACCGCGTGTGTGAACTACACGGACCTTTTCGTCTCCCTCGACACCGCCTGTGAGGGCAAAACCGTCATCGAATCGATCGGCCATCTCTGGACACAGAAACCCGCTGACCCCACCGCGATATCTCTCTACCGCTGTGGCAGCAGCGGGACCGAGTCGATGACCAGCGACAGCGACTACTGCGAAGGCCTGATCAACGACCGATTCCTTGGTTACATCATTGCCGACATCCCTCAAGTCGAACCCGTCTTCGCAGCTACGAGCAGCGCGGAACCGACGCCCGGCGAAGTACGACCATCGACAGCCGGCGGCGGCTAG